The Opisthocomus hoazin isolate bOpiHoa1 chromosome 32, bOpiHoa1.hap1, whole genome shotgun sequence genome includes a window with the following:
- the TMEM106C gene encoding transmembrane protein 106C, whose translation MGSVLSLSVNNAASRQTKKPDDGDDDLLDSRDRVEDIAKFPYVEFTGQDSITCPTCQGTGCIPTEQVNELVALIPYSDQRLRPQRTKLYVLLSVLLCLLVSGLVIFFLFPHSVLVDDDGIKVVQVWFDKKNSVVVLAITATLRIRNSNFYSVTVTSLTSQVQYMNTVVGTQQITNVSSIQPLSDKLVNFTVKAELGGSFSYVYFFCTFPKVKVHNIVIFMRTSVKLSYIGHVTQSALETYHYVDCSTNSTAAWDPLPSHSMRGTAEAQSKS comes from the exons ATGGGTTCTGTGCTTTCCCTCTCTGTTAATAATGCCGCCTCCAGGCAGACGAAGAAGCCTGACGACGGCGATGATGACTTACTCGACAGCCGAGACCGCGTGGAAGACATTGCCAAGTTCCCATATGTTGAGTTCACAGGTCAGGACAGCATCACCTGTCCCACTTGCCAAGGCACTGGCTGCATTCCCACAG AGCAGGTAAATGAGCTGGTGGCTCTGATACCCTACAGTGACCAACGGCTTCGCCCACAGAGAAC GAAGCTGTACGTCCTGCTCTccgtgctgctctgcctgctggtgTCGGGGCTGGTGATTTTCTTCCTGTTCCCCCACTCGGTGCTGGTGGACGACGATGGTATTAAAGTGGTCCAGGTTTGGTTCGACAAGAAGAACTCCGTGGTCGTTCTTGCCATCACG GCCACCTTACGGATCAGGAACTCCAACTTCTACTCAGTGACGGTGACCAGCCTGACCAGCCAGGTGCAGTACATGAACACCGTGGTGGGAACCCAGCAGATCACCAACGTCTCCAGCATCCAGCCGCTGAGTGACAAACTG GTGAATTTCACCGTGAAGGCGGAGCTGGGTGGATCTTTCTCCTATGTGTA TTTCTTCTGCACGTTTCCCAAGGTGAAGGTCCATAACATTGTGATCTTCATGAg gaCGTCGGTGAAGCTCTCGTACATCGGCCACGTGACGCAGAGCGCGTTGGAGACGTACCACTACGTGGACTGCAGTACCAACTCCACGGCTGCCTGGGACCCGCTGCCGTCCCACTCGATGCGAGGCACGGCCGAAGCCCAGAGCAAGTCCTGA